The DNA sequence AAAAGGACAATTAACTGCAACTTTTATTGCAGAAAAAAATGAACTTTTAGAAAACAATCATTTGATAGACATTATCCGAGATAAAGTAGGAAGAATTATTTTTAACGGTGTTCCAACCGGAGTCGAAGTTTGTTCATCAATACAGCACGGAGGACCTTTTCCGGCAAGTACAGATTCAAGATTTACGTCGGTGGGAACGGATGCAGTTAAAAGATTTACGCGACCAATTTGTTATCAAGATTTTCCGAATGAACTATTACCAGATGAATTGAAAAATGAAAATCCGTTAAATATTTGGCGATTAGTAAATAACAATTTTACACAAAATAAAATTTAACTATGGCGAAGAAAACATTTTTTTGCATTGATGGACACACTTGCGGAAATCCCGTGCGCATTGTTGCCGGCGGAGGTCCATTATTAAACGGCGAAACTATTTTTGAAAAACGACTTCACTTTATGAAAGAATTTGATTGGATTAGAAAAGGTTTAATGTTTGAGCCGCGCGGGCATGATATGATGTCTGGAAGTATTTTGTATCCGCCGAGCAATCCGGAAAATGATATCAGCGTTTTGTTTATTGAAACAAGCGGATGTTTGCCAATGTGCGGTCACGGAACAATTGGAATGATAACAATCGCAATTGAACATGGTTTAATAAATCCTAAGGTTAAAGGAAAAGTACGATTAGAGACTCCGGCCGGTTTGGTTCTTGTTGATTATAATCAAGACGGAGAAAAAGTAAAATCCGTAAAACTTACAAATGTAGCATCATTTTTAGCGGGAGAAAATCTTTCAATCACAAGCTCAGCATTGGGAGAATTAACATTTGATGTTTCTTACGGCGGAAATTTTTATGCAATTATTGATCCTCAAAAAAACTTTGGCGGATTAGAAAATTATTCGGCTGATCAATTAATTAGTTTTAGCAGAGAAATTAGAAATGAAATAAATAAAAAATATTCATTTATACATCCAGAAAATGAACTTATTTCCGGAGTCAGCCATATTCAATGGACCGGAAAAACTATATCCCCGGAAGCAACTGCGCGCAACGCCGTATTTTATGGCGATAAAGCAATCGACCGATCTCCTTGCGGGACGGGCACTTCGGCAAGAATGGCACAGTGGTTTTCAAAAGGTAAATTAAAAGTTGGTGATCAATTTATTCATGAAAGTATAATCGGTTCTCAATTTATTGGAAAAGTTGAAGCTGAAACAAAAGTTGGAAATTACAAAGCAATTATTCCAAGTATTGAAGGCTGGGCAAAAATTACCGGATACAATACAATTATTATTGATGACGATGATCCGTACGCTCATGGATTTCAAGTAATTTAGGAATTTTATTTATGAAAAAAGTTGTAATTATCGGCGGCGGCGTTTCGGGACTTTTCTCTGCATATTATCTAAATAAATTAAATTACGATGTTACAATAATTGATGAGTATAATTTTGATTACGGATGTTCGCATGGCAATGCCGGCTTAGTTGTTCCAAGCCATATTATTCCATTGGCTTCGCCAAGTATAATTCCAAAAGCAATAAAATGGATGTTCAATTCAAAATCTCCTCTTTCATTTTATCCAAGATTAAATAAAGATTTTATTTCTTGGTGTTTTAATTTTTTAAAACATGCAAATAATAAACATGTAAACAATTCAATAATTCCGTTAAGAGATATTTCTTTTTTAAGCAGTAGTTTATACAAAGAAGTTTCCGAAGAATCAAGCAATTCATTTGGATTAACAAACAAAGGTTTATTGATGCTTTATAAAAATGAAAAAACCGCCGAAGAGGAAATTGAGCTTGCTAAACTTTCCAATAAGTATGAAATTGAAACAAAAATTCTATCAAAAAGTGAAATTCAAAATTTAGATCCAAATTGTAAATATGATGTAATTGGTGGAGTTCATTATTTGAGCGATTCTCATTTCACTCCAAATAACTTAATTTCTTCATTAGTAGAAAATTTAAAATCTAAAAATATAAATCTTGTTTCTAATGAGGTTATTCGAAAAATTAAATTCTCGAGTAAGCATATCAGAGGTGTTTCCAGCAATAAAAATACTTACGAAGCCGATTCATTCCTATTTGCTTCCGGTGTTTGGACTTCCGAATTATTAAAGAACATGAAAATTAATATACCTTTAATGCCGGGAAAGGGTTACAGTTTTAATATTGATCAGAAAAATAATTTCCCAACCTACCCATCAATATTGGTTGATGAAAGAGTTGCCGTAACTCCTATGAACGGATTTTTAAGAATTGGTGGAAATATGGAGATTGATACTATAAATCATAAAGTTAGAACAAGTAGAGTAGAAAGTATGATTGAGTCATTTAAAAAATATTATCCGGAATTAAATATTGAAATGCCCATTGAAGAAAATATTTGGCACGGATTACGTCCTTGTTCACCCGATGGGCTTCCCTACATAGGAAATAGTAAATTATATAGTAATTTATTTATTGCAA is a window from the Ignavibacteriota bacterium genome containing:
- a CDS encoding 4-hydroxyproline epimerase → MAKKTFFCIDGHTCGNPVRIVAGGGPLLNGETIFEKRLHFMKEFDWIRKGLMFEPRGHDMMSGSILYPPSNPENDISVLFIETSGCLPMCGHGTIGMITIAIEHGLINPKVKGKVRLETPAGLVLVDYNQDGEKVKSVKLTNVASFLAGENLSITSSALGELTFDVSYGGNFYAIIDPQKNFGGLENYSADQLISFSREIRNEINKKYSFIHPENELISGVSHIQWTGKTISPEATARNAVFYGDKAIDRSPCGTGTSARMAQWFSKGKLKVGDQFIHESIIGSQFIGKVEAETKVGNYKAIIPSIEGWAKITGYNTIIIDDDDPYAHGFQVI
- a CDS encoding FAD-dependent oxidoreductase — its product is MKKVVIIGGGVSGLFSAYYLNKLNYDVTIIDEYNFDYGCSHGNAGLVVPSHIIPLASPSIIPKAIKWMFNSKSPLSFYPRLNKDFISWCFNFLKHANNKHVNNSIIPLRDISFLSSSLYKEVSEESSNSFGLTNKGLLMLYKNEKTAEEEIELAKLSNKYEIETKILSKSEIQNLDPNCKYDVIGGVHYLSDSHFTPNNLISSLVENLKSKNINLVSNEVIRKIKFSSKHIRGVSSNKNTYEADSFLFASGVWTSELLKNMKINIPLMPGKGYSFNIDQKNNFPTYPSILVDERVAVTPMNGFLRIGGNMEIDTINHKVRTSRVESMIESFKKYYPELNIEMPIEENIWHGLRPCSPDGLPYIGNSKLYSNLFIATGHAMLGMSLGPATGKLISEIISDQKTSVNVEAYNPERYN